A section of the Elusimicrobiota bacterium genome encodes:
- the rpmC gene encoding 50S ribosomal protein L29: MKAKERENLRNHTAAELRVELTQAREKLFRLKFKNGVAPAKNPLELRNLRRHAARLETWIQEKKTAAAAPAPQKS, translated from the coding sequence ATGAAGGCCAAGGAAAGAGAGAACCTGCGCAATCATACGGCGGCGGAGCTGCGGGTCGAGTTGACGCAGGCCCGGGAGAAGCTCTTCCGCCTGAAGTTCAAGAACGGGGTCGCGCCGGCCAAGAACCCGCTGGAGCTGCGCAACCTGCGCCGCCACGCGGCCCGGCTCGAGACCTGGATCCAAGAGAAGAAGACGGCCGCCGCGGCGCCGGCGCCCCAGAAATCGTGA